A single window of Bombus pascuorum chromosome 1, iyBomPasc1.1, whole genome shotgun sequence DNA harbors:
- the LOC132910352 gene encoding partitioning defective protein 6 — protein MSKSKLHHQVDSSVVAVKSKFDADIIRFSVNRNEAINYEDFKKLLAERHDIGPDLTFLIWYTDPTDGDLLPINNDNNLARALLAAKPLLRIFIQRKGDGLEDINGYGTIKPKNLISSILGGTPGKPKSLAISNPHDFRQVSAIIDVDILPETCRRVRLLKHGSDKPLGFYIKDGESFRILPPSAGGGIEKVPGVFISRLVPGGLAESTGLLAVNDEVLEVNGIEVAGKTLDQVTDMMIANSSNLIITVKPANQRAALAAPRRGSFSRNSQLSSGSHQSTQSAATGSDEDADEIVDLTGVTLQDDATTSTSQHHHYHHHHHHHQNHYNHDQGVLHL, from the exons atgtCAAAAAGCAAACTTCATCATCAAGTTGACAGCAGTGTTGTCGCAGTGAAAAGTAAA tttgATGCAGATATCATAAGATTTTCAGTCAATCGTAATGAAGCAATTAATTatgaagattttaaaaagttattggCTGAGCGACATGATATTGGTCCTGATTTAACTTTCCTCATATGGTACACAGATCCTACCGATGGTGATCTATTACCCATTAACAATGACAACAATTTGGCAAGGGCATTACTGGCTGCAAAACCTCTacttagaatttttattcaaagaaAGG gGGATGGATTAGAAGACATAAATGGATATGGGACAATAAAaccaaaaaatttaatatcgagTATTCTTGGTGGCACACCTGGAAAACCAAAGTCACTAGCTATATCTAATCCCCACGATTTTAGACAA GTATCAGCAATAATTGATGTAGACATATTACCAGAAACTTGTCGTCGTGTACGATTATTGAAACACGGATCTGACAAACCATTAGgattttatattaaagatGGAGAAAGTTTTCGAATATTGCCGCCATCTGCAGGAGGTGGGATTGAAAAAGTACCAGGTGTATTTATTAGTAGATTAGTACCAGGTGGCTTGGCTGAAAGTACAGGTCTTTTAGCAGTAAATGATGAAGTGCTCGAAGTGAATGGTATAGAAGTTGCTGGAAAAACTCTAGATCAA GTCACAGATATGATGATTGCCAATTCTTCAAATCTCATAATCACAGTAAAGCCAGCAAATCAGCGAGCAGCATTAGCTGCACCAAGACGTGGATCATTTTCACGTAATAGTCAATTGTCTTCTGGAAGTCATCAGTCAACACAAAGTGCTGCAACTGGTAGTGACGAAGATGCAGATGAAATTGTAGACTTAACTGGTGTAACATTACAGGATGATGCAACAACTTCAACTTCACAACATCATCATTATCACCATCATCACCATCATCATCAAAATCACTATAATCACGATCAAGgtgttttacatttataa